The DNA segment AAAATCCCTTATAGAGCCGTCAGCATCGAAAAGGCTCAGTCTCTGCTTGGTTTTAAACCCCTAATTACACTCGATGAGGGTGTTAAAGACACTGTTGAGTGGTACTTATCACACAAGAGCCTTATACTATAACCGCCCTTTATGCACTGAGCACCGGTGACTGTGCCAGCCCGCCGATATTGACAAAACCGTAAGTTTGGTAATAGACTGTTAACATGGAAGCATTAGAAAGGGATTATGACTTAACGGAAATCATTGACGGAGAGGAGATTATGGGGCCTAGCCCATTTGGAAAACACCAAAAAATTGCTTCAAAAATTGCACGGAAAATATTTTCTTATACAGAAACAAACAAACTGGGAGAGTTGTATTTTTCACCGCTTGACGTCATTTTTGAGGAAGGAATCAACAGGCTTCAACCCGATGTATTGTTTATAAAGAATGAAAATTCAACTATCTTTCAGGACTGGATAAGGGGCGTACCGGATATGGTATGCGAGATAGTCTCCCCCGGCACATACAAAAAAGATACCGCCACTAAGAGAAAGATATACGAAAAATATAAAGTCCCTGAATATTGGATTGTCATACCGGAATTACAGACTATCGAGATTCTAACTATTGAAAACGGTAAGTATGAGCAATACTCCTTTGCAGAACTTGAGGGTGTTGTTGTGTCTAAAGTGATAGAGGGGCTCCAAATCTCCATCACAGATATATTTGGATAACCTCTTTCTACTAAAAAAGAGGCTGCCGTATTAAGGATGGTGTTTTATGGTGGCAGATGTCTCTTTATGGTACAAGCATAAATGTTAAAAGAGAAAATTTTAAAAAGTTTCTACAAAAAAAACGTACTGGTTACCGGCGGCACCGGTATGATAGGGCGTAAGGTCATAGAGACATTGGCCTTGGCAGGGGCATATATAAAGAGCGTATCTCTGGATACGCTGAAATTAACCGCCGATGCCGAATATGTTTATGGTGATCTGTCGGATTTTAATTTGTGCATGGAACTCACTAAAGGCATGGACTATGTGTTTCATCTGGCCGGAGTCCAGGGTAACGCCTACACGTCAAAAGCAAAACCGGCAAGCCACTTTGTTCCTATCCTGATGATAAATACAAATGTGCTTGAGGCGTGCCGGATAAATAAGGCCGGTAAAGTTGTATATGTCAGCACGATAGGGATATATGAGGAGGCGGGGATTTTGCGGGAGTCGGATTTCAGGTGCGACTCCAAACCGATGGATTTTGCAGGCTGGGCAAAGAGAATGGGAGAGCTTCAGATTGGCGCCTATAAGACGCAGTACGGCATGGAGAATTTCTCAATTGTGGCGCCGGCTCATGTCTATGGCGAGGGGGATAATTTTGACCCGGAGGTAAGTCTGGTAATTCCCTCCTTACTCTACAGACTGCACCAGGGCAGGGAAAACCCGCTCATTGTATGGGGAGACGGAAGTGCCGAGCGTGACTTTGTCTATAGCGGCGACGTGGCCGAGGGCATAGTGCTGGCCATGTACCACGGCACAGCCGGAGAACTTGTAAATCTGGGAAGCGGCGTGGGAACTTCTATAAGAGCGCTTATCGAAACACTAAACACTTTTATCCCCTTTGAGTACGTCTTTGACACCACAAAACCAACCGGTGTCGCCAAAAGGATAATGGATATTTCCCGAGCACAAAACATGCTCGGCTACCAACCAAAGACCACCCTCACCGAGGGGCTTAAGACTACATGGACATGGTATATTAATAACCCCGATGAGCACTTAAAAAAGAAAAATCACTACAGTGATAAATAAGCAACACATTGGGCTGGTTCAGATAAACAACAGTTTTTCCAATCAGAATTATTTTCCCCTCTCGGTGGGATTACTTCAGAGCTATGCTGTGGCCGCCCTGAAAAATCCCGGTGATTTCCATTTCCTCACGCCGATATATAAAAACGTTACTGTGGAGCAGGCGGTCTCACACCTCAAAGACGCCGCTGTTGCCGCCTTCAGCCTCTATGTCTGGAACGAACGCCTCTCTTTAGAGATAGCCGCCCAGGTTAAGAAGCGCTCCCCTCACACACTTATAATCATGGGCGGCCCCAGCGTTTACGAAAACAGGGAAAAAGCCGCTGCATTTCTGCGCACTCACCCCTATGTGGATATCCTCTGTCACGGCGCAGGGGAAGAGGTATTTGTAAATATCCTTGAAAACTATAAAACCAGCAACCTGAGAAATATTGCCTCTATCAGCTACCTTGACGGCGGCGGCACATTTGTAAGCACGCAATGCGCCCCTAAGGCCATAGACATAAACACTATCCCATCGCCGTACCTAAGCGGCGTATTTGACCCCCTTATGGCGGCCAACCCCGATGAAACATGGTTAGCCCTCTGGGAGACAAACCGCGGCTGCCCTTTTTCCTGCTCATACTGCCAGTGGGGATACAATACAAATAAAAAAGTCTATTCTTTTGACACAGAGCGGCTGCATAGGGAAATTGACTGGTTCAGCAGCAAAAAAATTGAGTTTATATACTGCTGTGACGCCAATTTCGGACTCTTACCAAGAGACATTGAGATAGTCAGGTACGTTGTGAAAAATAAAATTAAATTTGGATACCCAAAGGCATTTTCCGTGCAAAACACCAAAAACTCCACGGAAAAAACTTATGAAATACAAAAAGCACTCTCCGGCGCCGGATTGAACAAAGGGGTTACAATGTCGCTGCAATCTCTAAACCCCGCCACCCTTAAGGCGGTTAACCGGCAAAACATCTCAACCCGTGTTTTTGAAGAGCTTCAAAACCGGTTTTCAACCGATAAAATTGAAACCTACACGGATGTGATCCTGGGACTGCCCGAGGAGACATGTGAGAGTTTTATATCGGGCGTTGCAGAGATAATCGAAAAAGGCCAGCACAACCGCATACAGTTTAATAACCTCGTTATTCTTGATAACTCTGAAATGGGACAGGAGAGTTACCAAAAACAATACGGTTTTGTTGTAAAACAATCACAGATTATAAATTTCCACGGGGGTTTGGCGGCTTCCGGCGTAACGGGGCGTTCAGAGACGCAAAAAATTGTGGTCGGCACAAACACCATGCCCCCTGAGGATTGGCTGAAGGTGCGGGCGTTTTGTTGGACCACCGCCCTCGTTTATTTTGATAAACTCCTGCAGATACCGCTTCTTATACTACACAAACGCTGCAATGTCAGGTTCAGGGACATGTTGGAGCTGTTTGTCAAAGGCGGGGCCGATACGCCGGTGATAAATGAAATAAATGAGTTTTTTACATCTAAGGCACGTGATATTCAAAGTGGCGGGGCGGAGTACTGCGCATCGGAGGCGTGGCTTGGCATATGGTGGCCGGCTGATGAGTTTATTTTTATTAAACTATGCAAAGAGGGCACGCTCAAGCGGTTTTATAATGAGAGTAAAACGCTGCTTTTGGCACTGTTGAAGGAGCGCGGAATTGAACCTGAGGAAAATCTCCTTGAGGACTCTCTGCGGCTGAACCATCAGCTGGTAAAACTCCCGTTTCAGCAGACCGATTACGATATTGAGTTAAATTATAACATCTGGGATTATTACAGGGCTTTGGCTGGCGGCACTCCGGCGGATTTGCAAAAGGGTGGACATACATACCGGATAGAGCGGAGGACTGAGCATTGGAGCACATGGCAACAGTGGTACAAAGAGGTCGTCTGGTATGGTAATAAAAAAGGCGCTTACTTGTATAAATGCTTGCGTGTTTGAGAGTAAAGTAAATCGTAAACGTGTAAGCGGGGTCGATATAAGGGGCTATTGTTTGGAAAGCCTTTCAGGAGGGCTGGCAAACGCAAAAAAGCCTTTTTGATGTGGAAAAGGAGCAGAGGCAACAAGAGGAAAAAAAGAAAGAAGAGGAACAGAAAAGGAAAGAGCAAGAAAAATTAGACAAAACGATGACACTTACTTTTATGACTGCACCATGCTTAACCGATATAAAAACTCTTCCGGTTTTAAAATCTCCACTCCTTTAAAGTGAATTATCAGAAGGCTTGCATCAACTGAAACATTGCAAAATAGTATTAAATAGTATTACCATATAATACCATGAAAACAAGAAAAACGATAATTTCTGCAAAAGTCGACGTGGATATAATAGAGTCACTGGAGTTTTATGCGCAACAACTTCAGGTGAGCAAAAGTTGGATTGTTCAGCAGGCCTTAAAACAGTATTTCGATAAGTACGACGAGCACTTAAGCGATATGCGAATTGCTTCTCTCTCTGAAAGTATCTCTCACGAGGATGTCCTGAAAGAGTATGGCTTATCAAGTTAAATGGGATGTGCGGGCATATAGGGAGCTGAAGCAGATTGAAACTAAAACAGCCGTGGAAATTCTCAATGCTCTAAACAGGCTTTCTGAAAATCCCCATGAGGCCGGAAAACCGCTTGAGGGAAAATTCAAGGGAAAGTACCGCTTACAGGCCGGTG comes from the Nitrospirae bacterium YQR-1 genome and includes:
- a CDS encoding NAD-dependent epimerase/dehydratase family protein is translated as MLKEKILKSFYKKNVLVTGGTGMIGRKVIETLALAGAYIKSVSLDTLKLTADAEYVYGDLSDFNLCMELTKGMDYVFHLAGVQGNAYTSKAKPASHFVPILMINTNVLEACRINKAGKVVYVSTIGIYEEAGILRESDFRCDSKPMDFAGWAKRMGELQIGAYKTQYGMENFSIVAPAHVYGEGDNFDPEVSLVIPSLLYRLHQGRENPLIVWGDGSAERDFVYSGDVAEGIVLAMYHGTAGELVNLGSGVGTSIRALIETLNTFIPFEYVFDTTKPTGVAKRIMDISRAQNMLGYQPKTTLTEGLKTTWTWYINNPDEHLKKKNHYSDK
- a CDS encoding type II toxin-antitoxin system RelE/ParE family toxin; this translates as MAYQVKWDVRAYRELKQIETKTAVEILNALNRLSENPHEAGKPLEGKFKGKYRLQAGDYRIIYWIEKTTVWIVSVGHRKEIYR
- a CDS encoding Uma2 family endonuclease, which translates into the protein MEALERDYDLTEIIDGEEIMGPSPFGKHQKIASKIARKIFSYTETNKLGELYFSPLDVIFEEGINRLQPDVLFIKNENSTIFQDWIRGVPDMVCEIVSPGTYKKDTATKRKIYEKYKVPEYWIVIPELQTIEILTIENGKYEQYSFAELEGVVVSKVIEGLQISITDIFG
- a CDS encoding radical SAM protein, which encodes MINKQHIGLVQINNSFSNQNYFPLSVGLLQSYAVAALKNPGDFHFLTPIYKNVTVEQAVSHLKDAAVAAFSLYVWNERLSLEIAAQVKKRSPHTLIIMGGPSVYENREKAAAFLRTHPYVDILCHGAGEEVFVNILENYKTSNLRNIASISYLDGGGTFVSTQCAPKAIDINTIPSPYLSGVFDPLMAANPDETWLALWETNRGCPFSCSYCQWGYNTNKKVYSFDTERLHREIDWFSSKKIEFIYCCDANFGLLPRDIEIVRYVVKNKIKFGYPKAFSVQNTKNSTEKTYEIQKALSGAGLNKGVTMSLQSLNPATLKAVNRQNISTRVFEELQNRFSTDKIETYTDVILGLPEETCESFISGVAEIIEKGQHNRIQFNNLVILDNSEMGQESYQKQYGFVVKQSQIINFHGGLAASGVTGRSETQKIVVGTNTMPPEDWLKVRAFCWTTALVYFDKLLQIPLLILHKRCNVRFRDMLELFVKGGADTPVINEINEFFTSKARDIQSGGAEYCASEAWLGIWWPADEFIFIKLCKEGTLKRFYNESKTLLLALLKERGIEPEENLLEDSLRLNHQLVKLPFQQTDYDIELNYNIWDYYRALAGGTPADLQKGGHTYRIERRTEHWSTWQQWYKEVVWYGNKKGAYLYKCLRV
- a CDS encoding ribbon-helix-helix domain-containing protein — protein: MDIIESLEFYAQQLQVSKSWIVQQALKQYFDKYDEHLSDMRIASLSESISHEDVLKEYGLSS